Below is a genomic region from Sphingopyxis terrae subsp. terrae NBRC 15098.
TCGCTGTTGCCGCCCAGCGCACGCGTCGCGGCGCGCATGATCGCGCCAATGTCGGCCGGGGTCATCCCCGCCTCGATCCGCGGCGCGGTGTGGCGATAGGCGGCGATGGTTATGTCGCTCGCGACCTGCATCAGCGCGAGTTCGGCCGCCGACTTGATCATGCGGCAACCGCGCACGACCGGCGCACCATTGACGACGCGCGCCTCCGGCATTGCCTTTTGCAGCGCGTCGACCGCGAAATAGCGCACCGTCTCCTCGACGCCGATCCTGCCCTTGGCAAGTCCGCGCTTCGCCAGCCAGTCTGAAACGAAGCGGAGCGGATTTTCATCCTCGTTCCAGGTCAGCACGTCGGCCGGAACGCCCAGGCTTTCGCGCACCGACGGTTCCTCGAAAAAGGGCGTGACGATCGCCACCTCGCCCTCGCACGTCAGCACCGCGGCCGTCAGCCGCTCGCTCCGCCACCATTCGACCCCGGTGAAATAGATGAGGCTCGACCCCGGCTCGATCAGCAGCGCGCCGATATCGTTCGCGCGCAGCAGCGCCGCCGCCTTCGCGATCCGCGTCTTGCGTTCGTCGGCACCGATCGGGACGGCCTTTGCCGCGAGGTTGGGGAGGCCCGCGGTGTCGGCAGCGAGCGCGGAAATCGGCACACTCGCCGCCAATCCGGTCAGCGC
It encodes:
- a CDS encoding M24 family metallopeptidase → MAMQRRQFLGTAALTGLAASVPISALAADTAGLPNLAAKAVPIGADERKTRIAKAAALLRANDIGALLIEPGSSLIYFTGVEWWRSERLTAAVLTCEGEVAIVTPFFEEPSVRESLGVPADVLTWNEDENPLRFVSDWLAKRGLAKGRIGVEETVRYFAVDALQKAMPEARVVNGAPVVRGCRMIKSAAELALMQVASDITIAAYRHTAPRIEAGMTPADIGAIMRAATRALGGNSEFELILLGEASAYPHGSGKPQAVKAGEVVLMDCGATVHGYQSDISRSFVYGKASPRQRQVWDEMRKGQDVAFAAAQIGAAAGTVDDAVRAYYQKLGWGPGYRLPGTSHRTGHGIGLDGHEPVNLVRGETTKLAAGMCFSNEPGIYIPGEFGIRLEDCFHMTDSGPKWFSEPPPSIDQPFG